DNA sequence from the Aphelocoma coerulescens isolate FSJ_1873_10779 chromosome 27, UR_Acoe_1.0, whole genome shotgun sequence genome:
gggcccAGGCAGGGTCACCACCACGGGCGAGGGTTCAATGACGACGGtggagctctggcactgcctgacacagcactcattgcagctgttggccagcgggcaggggccgcagggctggcagcaagggttgcagggctggcagcaggacaTGGCTCGGGGTCACAGGTGCACCTGGCACAGAGAAGAAAGGGACAAAATGGGGATGGTTGAGGAGCTGCCTCTCCACCCACCACAAGGGAGCCAAGACACAGGCTGGCCTGGGAGCTGGAGCCAGTGCAGGGAGGACCACACAACTCTTTGCCTGACCCCCACCACTGAGCAAGGACAGACAGACCCATGAAAGCACTTTCTTAGTCAGGAGAACAAGAGTCCCCTCAGCCCAGACACAGCCCCTCTCCACACCAAACCttctccccccatcccctcccaaaCAGGCAGCCCCAAGTCCAGCACAGGACAGAGCTTCCAACTCACTTGCTTCCAAAGGAGAAGAAGGGCAGTGAAGTGGATGAGAGAGTGAAAAGCTGCCATGCCTTTTATACTGGTCCTGCACTGCCCCAGGTCCAGAGGAAGCCTCTCTGGAAACAATAATTTTCTGAGAAGCTcatttcaaatgcaaaacaCCCCAGCTAATGATACAGGCTGTGTTTTGGTTTCCTATGTGGCCACATCTTTGTTGCCTTCTTTGGCCACACACGTTTCTCCCTGAAGGCTCCTTTTTagagctgggcagggaagcCCCCATGGACTTCTGGGACAGGAGCTCGTTGGTGCCAGCAGAAGATGAGTCTCGAGTGCCAGAGGCATTGCCTGCAGTCTGGGGATATTGGCTTGGGGCACTCCTGTGGGCTTGTTtgcagccctgtgggcaggAAGGGCcctgctgctccaagccctggaaTGTCTGCCCGGATGCCAAAGGGCTACTGAGCGTGATGATGTGCCACGTCCCCTTTTTCCCACGCTCCAAACTCTCTGACTGACACCGGCCATTGCCTTGGCAGGTTGGTCgtcagcactgctggctcttgtCTCTCTTCCTCTTAATGCTGCTCTTAGGAGTCCTTGGTGCATTTGTTGGGCCTCCTCCACTCCATGGACTCTCTctggtgctgggaagggaagggaagggaagggaagggaagggaagggaagggaagggaagggaagggaagggaagggaagggaagggaagggaagggaagggaagggaagggaagggaagggaagggaagggaagggaagggaagggaagggaagggaagggaagggaagggaagggaagggaagggaagggaagggaagggaagggaagggaagggaagggaagggaagggaagggaagggaagggaagggaagggaagggaagggaagggaagggaagggaagggaagggaagggaagggaagggaagggaagggaaaagtaaATCAAGGCACggcaaggcagggcaagggaAGAGAAGGTATAGAAAGCTGTGAATGAATATTGTTCCTTAGGTGTTGTCCATCTGCAGGGATGTCTAGGGTACCTCAGGGATCATCTACATGCAACAACTATATTGGAAATTACTCTGATGAAACAAGTAATTTGCAGGCAATATAGAATATTGTCTTTATCACAGAGTACGTGGCTTCCATGGTGAAGAGATGACTGGTCTGGAGATGCAAGGTGGTGCAACTCAGTTTAGGCTTTCGTGAGCCTTGGTTCTCAGTGGTGGGATTCTGTGGGCATCTCCTTCTGCCATCAGCAGAACCACATGGTAACGCAAGTCCACCCCACTCTAAAGCACTGCCCACAAAGCAGGGGAGCTGTGAAATGCTTCTCAGCTGCTGTAGAAGGACAGGACTCTCTGATAAAAACCACTGGCACTTGCCCCagtttctccatgcattttgTGGTGATGGCAATGGGTAGTTCTGATAagcaaaggaatggagaagggTCATGGTGTAACCCCAGCTGGCATCTTGGCACACACATCCTGTCACACCATggtgggacaggggagaggatcagaagagtaaaagtgagaaaacccaTGGGTTGAGATACAGATAAAATAAAGCTGTACATGCAAGCAGAGCAAAACCAGGTATTCATTCACCACTCCCCATGTTCAaacaggtgttcagccattccCAGGACAGCAGGGATCCATCATGCATAATGGTTAactgggaagacaaatgccatcactccaagCATTCCTGCCATGCTGCTTCTTCCTGCAGCTTAATATGTTTAGCATGGTATCCCATGATATGGAATATCCTTTTAGGCAGTTGTGGCCAGCTGTCCTAGCTGTGTCCACTCCCCACTTCTTGTGCACCCAATAGTCTTGTGCCTCTGGGcactgtgcctctgtgccaacTGGTGGGGCAATGTGAGAAGCAGAAGAGGCCTTGATGTTGTGCAAGCACCACTGAGCAATAACAAATTATCTCTGTTTgatcaacactgttttcagaACAAATCAGCACTGTAGTCTGAGACTAGGTTCTGTGCCTTATATAACTCTGTCCCAACCTAAACCAGCACAAGAACTCCTGAAGAGGACAGTCTATTCTGTGAGAGGATCAAGGCAAAATCCATGGCTGATCTATTCTGCAGTAGGGACAGCTGTTCCCTATAGGACATCATTTATGATTTCTCTGTCATTCCCAGTGTGCTGCCTTGCCCTTCTGCACACAAAACACAACCTGTGTCATGAGTGGTGGCTTCAGCCCACTGGCTTTCACTTAGGTATGAAAGACAGAGTTGCCACATATGCAGAAAGTCTTGGGGAGAGGGAAGTAGGGCTGGATGCCCCACAAAGGGCTGGATGGAGAGGACAAAGCCAAGACTGGGATTGGTGTTcccatgcagggaaaaagctgctctgctgggcttgACTGTGCTCTGACAGAGGTGCTGCCCTGTCTCTGCTTGTGCATTGGGTCGCCACAGGACTTCATCAGGGAGCCTTTTCCCTTGATGGACAGGCTGTGAGgtttgtgtccccagcccagaggtCTGTGTCTCTccatggtggtggtggtggtggctgtATGACAGGTTGGTCCACACACACCCATGTTCCTCCTCAGTGCTGACTCTCCTCAGTGAACGTCTAGCCACGAGACATCTCCAGCTACAGCCTCTCTGCCCCTCAGCCAAAAAAGTGAGAGGGGCTATTCCTTGACCTGTCCTTTGTGCCCTCCTGCTATAAGCTGTTGTTTCTGTAGCATTTCAGCTCTCCCCTTGCTCACGGAGGcttcttttcaggtcttgtagGGATCTTGTCTATCCCTAGTCAGGCTACCAGCATTTCCTCCAGTACAGGTAGGAGAGATGCATTTTCTCAGGGCAGATAAAGTTTGTGTCCTGAGAGCTCACTCTCTGCATGTAGGAACAGTACTTAGGAGAATTTCTGCAAAATGGATAGGTAAAGTCTTGCTCCTCCTATCAAACTTACTGCTCTCAATCCATATGCATCCTTCACCCTTCAGCAAGGATAATTCCCTGGTCATGCCAGAGTGTCAGGACTTGACTCTTCCCCCTCCAATGTTGGCAGTCCCACCAACCAAGtgccctgctcctccccagcctgaCACACTTGTGTCAGCAGCCTCTGCTACTCCTACCAATTCTGCAGGGAAAAGCTGGTCTATGTCATTCTCTCTGATCAGTGAGTTGCCCTCGGAGTTAGCAGGAAGCTGGAAGTGAATTTTGCCAGCTCCTGTGTTTTCTTGTCTCTGCCAGATCAAATCTGCCTCCAAATCTCAGCCCAAAGGGTTGAACAAAACACTCTGAGGCTACCAGGgatcccacagctctgccccagggAGCCTTTTTACTCACATTGCCTCATGGGTAAAACACTTGCTCAGCCAAAGTAAAGGAATCAAACTACCACCTCTGCTTGGCCCTGGACTTCCAAGCTCCAGAAGATTTTCCAGTGCTTGGAGCCTTCAACTGGTGCAGCCAGGCCACAGCCTGACCTTCCAAACCCTTTTGGTCAGGCCCCCTGAACATCCTCACAGGCACTCAGACCCACCCATAAACAGGTGCCTCTCTTAAATCTCCAGGctaggctgcccaaggggggtTGTGCACCTGAGACAGCCAGGTAGGAATGTGCTGACAGTCCCAGAACTGGACCTGCAGTGCCCAAACAGAAGGAGACAAAGGAGAAGAAGGGCAGTGAAGTGGATGAGAGAGTGAAAAGCTGCCATGCCTTTTATACTGGTCCTGCACTGCCCCAGGTCCAGAGGAAGCCTCTCTGGAAACAATAATTTTCTGAGAAGCTcatttcaaatgcaaaacaCCCCAGCTAATGATACAGGCTGTGTTTTGGTTTCCAGTATGGATATGGATTCTTTGGCTTGTGGTTGGTGTTGCTACCTCTCTTCCTCCTGATGGCCATGAAATACACTGCCAATCCTTCTACAATCCTCTATAATCCTGGCTAAAACCAATCAATTTCCCAATTTTTATACCCCTTCCCTcatcttgtttttcttcataCTTTATTTGACTTTTTTGAGTATAGTCAGCACAGTCATTGttacagcaataaaaaaaacaacaatacATTGGAAGGTGCCTCTGGAGATGGTCAGGTTTCACCCTCCAGCCCTGACACAACAAAAGCACGTTGATCAGGACATTGGCCCATGCCATTTTCAATGTCTTTAAGGACATTCACCAGGAGTCCACAAGCTGCCTGGGCAACTCTCCCAGGCTTGGGCCCATGCTCAGAGTAGAGGAGGTTTTCCTAATGCCTCTGCAGAATTTCTTTTCACACTGCCCCACTACATACAGCCCTGACCGCAAATGAGCAGCTGTGGGCTCATGTGGCAAAGGAGACCCAGAGAAACCTCTCGGGAGGGCAaggctgcagcatcctgggaGAGGACATGATGAGGTTGTTTGTGTTAGTAGGGGACTGTCAAGAGTCCATGGAGTGGAGGAGGCCCAACAAATGCACCAAGGACTCCTAAGAGCAGCATTAAGAGGAAGAGAGACAAGAGCCAGCAGCGCTGACGACCAACCTGCCAAGGCAATGGCCGGTGTCAGTCAGAGAGTTTGGAGGGTGGGAGAAAGGGGATGTGGCACATCATCACGCTCAGTAGCCCTTTGGCATCTGGGCAGACAttccagggcttggagcagcaggGCCCTTcctgcccacagggctgcaAACAAGCCCACAGGAGTGCCCCAAGCCAATATCCCCAGACTGCAGGCAATGCCTCTGGCACTCGAGACTCATCTTCTGCTGGCACCAACGAGCTCCTGTCCCAGAAGTCCATGGGGgcttccctgcccagctctAAAAAGGAGCCTTCAGGGAGAAACGTGTGTGGTCAAAGAAGGCAACAAAGATGTGGCCACATAGGAAACCAAAACACAGCCTGTATCATTAGCTGGGGtgttttgcatttgaaatgAGCTTCTCAGAAAATTATTGTTTCCAGAGAGGCTTCCTCTGGACCTGGGGCAGTGCAGGACCAGTATAAAAGGCATGGCAGCTTTTCACTCTCTCATCCACTTCACTGCCCTTCTTCTCCTTTGGAAGCAAGTGAGTTGGAAGCTCTGTCCTGTGCTGGACTTGGGGCTGCCTGtttgggaggggatggggggagaaGGTTTGGTGTGGAGAGGGGCTGTGTCTGGGCTGAGGGGACTCTTGTTCTCCTGACTAAGAAAGTGCTTTCATGGGTCTGTCTGTCCTTGCTCAGTGGTGGGGGTCAGGCAAAGAGTTGTGTGGTCCTCCCTGCACTGGCTCCAGCTCCCAGGCCAGCCTGTGTCTTGGCTCCCTTGTGGTGGGTGGAGAGGCAGCTCCTCAACCATCCCCATTTTGTCCCTTTCTTCTCTGTGCCAGGTGCACCTGTGACCCCGAGCCAtgtcctgctgccagccctgcaacccttgctgccagccctgcggcccctgcccgctggccaacagctgcaatgagtgctgtgtcaggcagtgccagagctccaCCGTCGTCATTGAACCCTCGCCCGTGGTGGTGACCCTGCCTgggcccatcctcagctccttcccac
Encoded proteins:
- the LOC138099319 gene encoding feather keratin Cos1-1/Cos1-3/Cos2-1-like, with product MSCCQPCNPCCQPCGPCPLANSCNECCVRQCQSSTVVIEPSPVVVTLPGPILSSFPQNTVVGSSTSAAVGSILSCEGVPINSGGFDLSCITNRYCNRIC
- the LOC138099122 gene encoding feather keratin Cos1-1/Cos1-3/Cos2-1-like; the encoded protein is MSCCQPCNPCCQPCGPCPLANSCNECCVRQCQSSTVVIEPSPVVVTLPGPILSSFPQNTVVGSSTSAAVGSALSCSGVPINSGGFDLSCITNRYCNRIC